The following coding sequences lie in one Vitis vinifera cultivar Pinot Noir 40024 chromosome 19, ASM3070453v1 genomic window:
- the LOC104877510 gene encoding uncharacterized protein LOC104877510, whose amino-acid sequence MEITRWEMKILKRLLKRIQRLERMNVDVNSLPPSRSFGWIEGNDLAVQMYRRGMGFWRLGNLWKKMKPHKATGEFLRIGGGNLMIKARLMNLNSKEHNWNPMPNLESLSILLYRHTMRIRSKDDAKIARNFKVRCGWTGYIDVERPMTEKMAEILAVFEL is encoded by the exons ATGGAGATAACACGCTGGGAGATGAAGATTCTGAAGAGACTCTTGAAGAGGATACAGCGACTGGAGAGAATGAATGTGGATGTGAACTCACTTCCACCGAGTCGTTCATTTGGGTGGATTGAGGGGAATGACTTGGCCGTGCAGATGTACCGACGGGGTATGGGATTTTGGAGGCTCGGCAATCtgtggaagaagatgaagcCTCACAAGGCCACGGGCGAATTTCTGCGCATCGGAGGCGGAAATTTGATGATAAAAGCTAGATTGatgaatttaaattctaaaGAGCACAACTGGAATCCGATGCCGAATCTTGAGAGTCTGTCTATACTACTCTACCGCCACACGATGCGGATCCGCTCTAAAGATGACGCGAAG ATAGCAAGGAATTTTAAGGTGAGATGCGGTTGGACTGGTTACATCGATGTCGAGAGACCAATGACTGAGAAAATGGCTGAAATTTTAGCAGTATTTGAACTGTAA